In the Hordeum vulgare subsp. vulgare chromosome 7H, MorexV3_pseudomolecules_assembly, whole genome shotgun sequence genome, one interval contains:
- the LOC123412393 gene encoding lysine histidine transporter 2-like isoform X2, whose translation MAMNTSKAAPTEKELQDIDDWLPITSSRSAKWWYSAFHNVTAMVGAGVLSLPYAMSELGWGPGVAAMILSWVITLYTLWQMVEMHECVPGKRFDRYHELGQHAFGEKLGLWIVVPQQLVVEVGVCIVYMVTGGKSLKKVHDLLRPEHSHPIRTSYFICIFGSAHFLLSQLPNFNSITGVSLAAAVMSLSYSTIAWAASLHHAGKAGPDHAVDYSMTASTSTGRTFNFLSALGDVAFAYAGHNVVLEIQATIPSTPEKPSKKPMWRGVVLAYIVVAICYLPVAFLGYYVFGNAVDDNILITLEKPRWLIAAANLFVVVHVIGSYQIYAMPVFDMLETFLVKKLRFKPGWPLRLIARSLYVAFTMLVGIAIPFFGGLLGFFGGFAFAPTTYFLPCIMWLAIKKPARFSMSWCINWVCIIIGVLLSILAPIGGLRSIIVNYKTYQFFS comes from the exons ATGGCCATGAACACGAGCAAGGCGGCGCCGACGGAGAAGGAGCTGCAGGACATCGACGACTGGCTGCCCATCACCTCCTCCCGCAGCGCCAAGTGGTGGTACTCGGCCTTCCACAATGTCACCGCCATGGTCGGCGCCGGCGTCCTCAGCCTGCCCTACGCCATGTCCGAGCTCGGATG GGGTCCTGGCGTGGCGGCGATGATCCTCTCATGGGTGATCACCCTGTACACGCTGTGGCAGATGGTTGAGATGCACGAGTGCGTGCCCGGCAAGCGCTTCGACCGGTACCACGAGCTGGGGCAGCACGCCTTCGGCGAGAAGCTGGGCCTCTGGATCGTCGTCCCGCAGCAGCTCGTCGTGGAGGTGGGCGTCTGCATCGTCTACATGGTCACCGGCGGCAAGTCGCTGAAGAAGGTCCACGACCTGCTCCGGCCCGAGCACAGCCACCCGATCCGCACCAGCTACTTCATCTGCATCTTCGGGTCGGCCCACTTCCTGCTGTCCCAGCTGCCCAACTTCAACTCCATCACCGGCgtctccctcgccgccgccgtcatgTCGCTCAGCTACTCCACCATCGCCTGGGCGGCGTCGCTGCACCACGCCGGCAAGGCCGGGCCTGACCACGCGGTCGACTACAGCATGACGGCGTCCACGTCCACCGGAAGGACCTTCAACTTCCTCAGCGCGCTCGGGGACGTGGCCTTCGCCTACGCCGGCCACAACGTGGTGCTGGAGATCCAGGCCACCATCCCGTCCACGCCCGAGAAGCCGTCCAAGAAGCCCATGTGGCGGGGCGTCGTTTTGGCCTACATCGTCGTCGCCATCTGCTACCTCCCCGTCGCCTTCCTCGGCTACTACGTCTTCGGCAACGCCGTCGACGACAACATCCTCATCACCCTCGAGAAGCCCCGCTGGCTCATCGCCGCCGCCAACTTGTTCGTCGTCGTCCACGTCATCGGCAGCTACCAG ATCTACGCCATGCCGGTCTTCGACATGCTCGAGACCTTCCTGGTGAAGAAGCTGAGGTTCAAGCCCGGCTGGCCTCTTCGTCTCATCGCACGATCGCTCTACGTTG CCTTCACCATGCTCGTCGGCATCGCCATCCCCTTCTTCGGTGGGCTGCTAGGCTTCTTTGGCGGCTTTGCTTTTGCCCCAACGACCTACTTC CTTCCCTGCATTATGTGGCTGGCAATCAAGAAGCCAGCGAGGTTTAGCATGTCGTGGTGCATCAACTGG GTTTGCATAATCATTGGAGTGCTTCTCTCAATATTGGCGCCCATCGGAGGCCTCCGTTCCATCATCGTCAACTACAAGACCTACCAGTTCTTCTCATGA
- the LOC123412393 gene encoding lysine histidine transporter 2-like isoform X1 — MRGRPTSSNKITGIAQNLLKSQITLDIDDWLPITSSRSAKWWYSAFHNVTAMVGAGVLSLPYAMSELGWGPGVAAMILSWVITLYTLWQMVEMHECVPGKRFDRYHELGQHAFGEKLGLWIVVPQQLVVEVGVCIVYMVTGGKSLKKVHDLLRPEHSHPIRTSYFICIFGSAHFLLSQLPNFNSITGVSLAAAVMSLSYSTIAWAASLHHAGKAGPDHAVDYSMTASTSTGRTFNFLSALGDVAFAYAGHNVVLEIQATIPSTPEKPSKKPMWRGVVLAYIVVAICYLPVAFLGYYVFGNAVDDNILITLEKPRWLIAAANLFVVVHVIGSYQIYAMPVFDMLETFLVKKLRFKPGWPLRLIARSLYVAFTMLVGIAIPFFGGLLGFFGGFAFAPTTYFLPCIMWLAIKKPARFSMSWCINWVCIIIGVLLSILAPIGGLRSIIVNYKTYQFFS; from the exons atgcgagggcggccgacgtca agtaacaagatcacggggattgctcaaaacttgctcaaatcacaaatcactttg GACATCGACGACTGGCTGCCCATCACCTCCTCCCGCAGCGCCAAGTGGTGGTACTCGGCCTTCCACAATGTCACCGCCATGGTCGGCGCCGGCGTCCTCAGCCTGCCCTACGCCATGTCCGAGCTCGGATG GGGTCCTGGCGTGGCGGCGATGATCCTCTCATGGGTGATCACCCTGTACACGCTGTGGCAGATGGTTGAGATGCACGAGTGCGTGCCCGGCAAGCGCTTCGACCGGTACCACGAGCTGGGGCAGCACGCCTTCGGCGAGAAGCTGGGCCTCTGGATCGTCGTCCCGCAGCAGCTCGTCGTGGAGGTGGGCGTCTGCATCGTCTACATGGTCACCGGCGGCAAGTCGCTGAAGAAGGTCCACGACCTGCTCCGGCCCGAGCACAGCCACCCGATCCGCACCAGCTACTTCATCTGCATCTTCGGGTCGGCCCACTTCCTGCTGTCCCAGCTGCCCAACTTCAACTCCATCACCGGCgtctccctcgccgccgccgtcatgTCGCTCAGCTACTCCACCATCGCCTGGGCGGCGTCGCTGCACCACGCCGGCAAGGCCGGGCCTGACCACGCGGTCGACTACAGCATGACGGCGTCCACGTCCACCGGAAGGACCTTCAACTTCCTCAGCGCGCTCGGGGACGTGGCCTTCGCCTACGCCGGCCACAACGTGGTGCTGGAGATCCAGGCCACCATCCCGTCCACGCCCGAGAAGCCGTCCAAGAAGCCCATGTGGCGGGGCGTCGTTTTGGCCTACATCGTCGTCGCCATCTGCTACCTCCCCGTCGCCTTCCTCGGCTACTACGTCTTCGGCAACGCCGTCGACGACAACATCCTCATCACCCTCGAGAAGCCCCGCTGGCTCATCGCCGCCGCCAACTTGTTCGTCGTCGTCCACGTCATCGGCAGCTACCAG ATCTACGCCATGCCGGTCTTCGACATGCTCGAGACCTTCCTGGTGAAGAAGCTGAGGTTCAAGCCCGGCTGGCCTCTTCGTCTCATCGCACGATCGCTCTACGTTG CCTTCACCATGCTCGTCGGCATCGCCATCCCCTTCTTCGGTGGGCTGCTAGGCTTCTTTGGCGGCTTTGCTTTTGCCCCAACGACCTACTTC CTTCCCTGCATTATGTGGCTGGCAATCAAGAAGCCAGCGAGGTTTAGCATGTCGTGGTGCATCAACTGG GTTTGCATAATCATTGGAGTGCTTCTCTCAATATTGGCGCCCATCGGAGGCCTCCGTTCCATCATCGTCAACTACAAGACCTACCAGTTCTTCTCATGA